A window from Argopecten irradians isolate NY chromosome 3, Ai_NY, whole genome shotgun sequence encodes these proteins:
- the LOC138318811 gene encoding ras-related protein ORAB-1-like has product MNDSRRNVGRHQPHNTVHIRDGRVIVDLMLMGDYNAGKTSIIGRFVDGVFDNPHYWTGCSFYVKTLWMDNSEVKLRLWEAMGGERFRGPVLSAYRHCHCVIIVYDVTNRSSFENIEKIWLKNVEENGSCDLPVIIVGTKCDLPGRQVDYVTAKKFSDSLKLPFTETSSLTGYGVDRAIMSGVALAMEKILQTVSCVREPEYANVSRKPDSGCQIT; this is encoded by the exons ATGAACGACAGCAGACGAAATGTTGGTCGCCATCAACCTCACAACACGGTCCATATCAG AGACGGGCGTGTCATTGTAGACCTGATGTTGATGGGAGATTACAACGCTGGCAAGACGAGCATCATTGGACGATTTGTG GATGGCGTCTTTGACAATCCGCACTATTGGACTGGATGTAGTTTT TATGTGAAAACGTTATGGATGGACAATTCAGAGGTCAAATTAAGACTg TGGGAGGCCATGGGAGGCGAGAGGTTCCGGGGGCCTGTCTTATCAGCCTACCGACATTGTCATTGCGTCATCATcgtgtatgacgtcacaaatagg TCCAGttttgaaaacattgaaaaaatctGGCTTAAGAATGTTGAAGAAAATGGATCATGTGACCTCCCAGTGATAATCGTGGGAACTAAGTGTGACCTCCCGGGCCGGCAGGTTGATTACGTCACAGCTAAG AAGTTTTCCGACAGCCTGAAATTACCGTTTACAGAAACAAGTTCCTTGACCGGATACGGTGTCGACCGCGCCATCATGTCCGGTGTAGCTTTAGCCATGGAAAAAATTCTACAGACTGTTTCCTGTGTACGAGAGCCAGAATATGCAAATGTTTCTAGAAAACCTGATAGTGGCTGTCAAATAACCTga